Proteins from a genomic interval of Nitrospina gracilis Nb-211:
- a CDS encoding 1-deoxy-D-xylulose-5-phosphate reductoisomerase produces the protein MKKISILGSTGSIGANTLDVIERNPDRFQVVALAACSNVEGIAEQARRFRPKLVSLFDTSKVDALRKQLKGLNIEVVAGQAGSIQAATLPEADMVVSGMVGCAGLVPTYSALKAGKALALANKETLVVAGKLMMQAAEEHGCPIIPVDSEHSAIFQALNGEKSERIKRIILTASGGPFRTFTSEQLDHVTREQALKHPNWDMGAKITIDSATMMNKGLEYIEAKWLFGLETQVDILVHAQSIIHSLIEFVDTSVMAQLGMPDMRVPISYALSYPDRIECDLPSLDLAQLGTLTFEAPDFQRFPCLQLAHDALDIAQTMPAVLNAANEIAVQAFLDELIPFKDIPEIIRMTLNNHKPTAVNDIEDVLEADRWAREETRKLVTVAH, from the coding sequence ATGAAAAAAATTTCGATACTGGGATCGACGGGTTCCATCGGCGCCAACACTCTGGATGTTATTGAACGCAACCCGGACCGGTTCCAGGTGGTCGCGCTCGCGGCCTGCAGTAATGTGGAGGGGATCGCCGAGCAGGCGCGCCGGTTCCGTCCCAAACTGGTTTCGCTGTTCGACACCAGCAAGGTGGATGCCCTGCGGAAACAACTCAAGGGTTTGAACATCGAAGTCGTTGCAGGGCAGGCGGGTTCCATCCAGGCCGCCACTCTGCCGGAGGCGGACATGGTGGTCTCCGGCATGGTCGGGTGCGCGGGGCTGGTGCCCACGTACAGCGCGCTCAAGGCGGGCAAGGCATTGGCCCTCGCCAACAAGGAAACGCTGGTGGTGGCGGGCAAGTTGATGATGCAGGCGGCGGAAGAGCACGGCTGCCCCATCATCCCGGTGGACAGCGAGCACAGCGCCATCTTCCAGGCGTTGAACGGCGAAAAGTCCGAGCGCATCAAACGCATCATCCTCACTGCGTCCGGCGGACCGTTCCGCACTTTCACTTCCGAACAACTCGATCACGTCACGCGCGAGCAGGCGCTCAAACACCCGAACTGGGACATGGGTGCGAAGATCACCATCGACTCGGCCACCATGATGAACAAAGGGCTCGAGTATATCGAAGCCAAGTGGCTGTTCGGGCTGGAAACGCAGGTGGACATTCTGGTCCACGCGCAGAGCATCATTCATTCGCTAATCGAATTCGTGGACACGTCGGTGATGGCGCAACTCGGCATGCCGGACATGCGCGTTCCCATCTCGTATGCGTTGTCGTACCCGGACCGCATCGAGTGCGACCTGCCGTCGCTTGATCTCGCGCAGTTGGGCACGTTGACGTTCGAGGCGCCGGACTTCCAGCGCTTCCCCTGCCTGCAATTGGCGCACGACGCGTTGGACATCGCGCAGACCATGCCCGCCGTGCTCAACGCCGCCAACGAGATTGCCGTGCAGGCCTTCCTCGACGAGCTCATCCCGTTCAAGGACATTCCCGAAATCATCCGCATGACGCTGAACAACCACAAGCCAACGGCGGTGAACGACATCGAGGATGTTCTGGAAGCCGACCGTTGGGCGCGCGAAGAAACACGCAAGCTGGTCACCGTGGCCCACTGA
- a CDS encoding caspase family protein, protein MTGTVWKRIQGIFILGIAVILAGGGCAASFKTTSLKENYQLPPDKLAEILEHHLSDRQYTFTKKALESGETVYEIETTGDLAGNSVGWAGVASNTDITLTLSGKNGNRSFISMTAEKSNPMIEGEPYLEAKALLEDLRVRVKEEYGNGTVVAQAPAPSNGGKMKIKISFPPFDFQTEDDHVLLSGSIEANAEIKDMQILLNGEKLPQTRDLSIVQGTKGSAFSRNVELKEGKNIIVINAVDESGQVKQHVMHVTRTAPGQAPAELSADFKGQRWAVVVGVSRYEHSQKGIPNLRYADADARLFYEFLKSPQGGGFADDHIVFLENEKATLAELKRALFDFLGKAIREDLVVVYFAGHGAPDPLNPSNLFLLTHDTDPEQMRSTAFPMWDLQTALERFIPSERVVVLVDACHSAGVGDEITTRNIGDENIINRYLLELSKAGKGRAIFTASESGELSHESPEWGGGHGAFTWFMLEGLQGPADTDSDSIVSLGEMIDYTSEQVRRATKSGQHPDTSGRFDRNLPMAVLTTPGS, encoded by the coding sequence ATGACTGGCACTGTTTGGAAACGCATACAAGGGATTTTCATTCTTGGCATCGCCGTCATCCTGGCGGGGGGCGGTTGTGCGGCGTCGTTCAAGACGACGTCTTTGAAGGAAAACTACCAACTGCCTCCAGACAAGCTGGCCGAGATTCTGGAGCACCACCTGAGCGACAGGCAGTACACCTTCACCAAAAAGGCGCTTGAAAGCGGCGAGACCGTTTATGAAATCGAGACGACCGGTGATCTGGCTGGAAATTCCGTGGGCTGGGCGGGCGTGGCTTCCAACACCGACATCACGCTGACCCTCTCCGGCAAGAACGGCAACCGGTCGTTCATCTCCATGACCGCGGAGAAGAGCAACCCCATGATCGAGGGCGAACCGTACCTGGAAGCGAAGGCGTTGCTGGAAGACCTGCGGGTTCGGGTGAAGGAGGAATACGGCAACGGCACCGTGGTGGCGCAGGCGCCCGCTCCTTCCAACGGCGGCAAGATGAAGATCAAGATTTCGTTTCCGCCGTTCGACTTCCAGACCGAAGACGACCACGTTCTGTTGTCGGGAAGCATCGAGGCCAACGCCGAGATCAAGGACATGCAGATTTTGTTGAACGGGGAGAAACTGCCGCAGACGCGCGACCTGTCCATCGTGCAGGGCACCAAGGGCAGTGCCTTTTCGCGTAACGTGGAGTTGAAGGAAGGCAAGAACATCATCGTCATCAACGCGGTCGATGAATCCGGACAGGTGAAACAGCACGTCATGCACGTCACCCGCACCGCGCCGGGCCAGGCCCCGGCGGAGTTGTCGGCGGATTTCAAGGGCCAGCGCTGGGCCGTGGTGGTGGGCGTGTCGCGCTACGAGCATTCGCAGAAGGGCATCCCCAACCTGCGCTACGCCGACGCCGACGCGCGCTTGTTCTATGAATTTCTGAAATCGCCGCAGGGCGGCGGTTTTGCCGACGATCACATCGTCTTTCTTGAAAACGAGAAGGCGACGCTGGCGGAGTTGAAGCGCGCGCTGTTCGATTTTCTCGGCAAGGCCATCCGCGAGGATCTCGTGGTGGTGTACTTCGCCGGTCACGGTGCGCCGGATCCATTGAACCCGAGCAACCTGTTCCTGCTCACGCACGACACCGATCCCGAACAGATGCGCTCGACGGCGTTCCCCATGTGGGATTTGCAGACGGCGCTGGAACGGTTCATCCCCTCGGAGCGCGTGGTGGTGCTGGTCGATGCCTGTCACAGTGCGGGCGTGGGCGACGAAATCACCACCCGCAACATCGGCGACGAGAACATCATCAACCGTTACCTGCTGGAGTTGAGCAAGGCGGGCAAGGGCCGGGCCATTTTCACCGCGTCGGAGTCGGGCGAGCTGTCGCATGAGTCGCCGGAATGGGGCGGCGGGCACGGCGCCTTCACCTGGTTCATGCTGGAAGGCTTGCAGGGTCCGGCGGATACGGACAGCGACAGCATCGTGTCCCTGGGCGAGATGATTGACTACACCTCCGAGCAGGTGCGCCGTGCCACCAAGAGTGGCCAGCACCCGGACACCTCCGGCCGCTTCGACCGCAACCTGCCGATGGCTGTTCTCACCACCCCCGGCTCCTGA
- the ispF gene encoding 2-C-methyl-D-erythritol 2,4-cyclodiphosphate synthase, protein MFRIGNGYDVHRLVEGRKLILGGVEIPHTLGLDGHSDADALLHALCDALLGACGLGDLGHHFPDTDDQYKGISSLILLEKVNASLRAKGFHVVNTDATLVAQKPKLAPYIDRMRENIARTLGIDVSQVNVKATTTEKLGFAGREEGLAAYAVALIESR, encoded by the coding sequence GTGTTTCGTATTGGTAACGGTTACGACGTGCACCGCCTGGTCGAAGGCCGCAAGCTGATTTTGGGCGGCGTCGAAATTCCGCACACGCTCGGGCTGGACGGCCACTCGGACGCCGACGCGTTGTTGCACGCGCTCTGCGATGCCTTGCTGGGCGCATGCGGGCTGGGCGACCTGGGGCATCACTTCCCCGACACCGACGACCAGTACAAAGGCATCTCCAGCCTCATCCTGCTGGAGAAGGTGAACGCCTCGCTCCGCGCCAAAGGATTTCACGTGGTCAACACCGACGCCACCCTCGTTGCGCAGAAACCGAAGCTCGCGCCGTACATCGACCGGATGCGGGAGAACATCGCCCGCACGCTGGGCATCGACGTCTCTCAGGTGAACGTGAAAGCCACCACCACGGAAAAACTCGGTTTCGCCGGACGGGAGGAAGGCCTTGCCGCCTATGCCGTCGCGCTCATCGAATCCCGCTGA